From the genome of Brienomyrus brachyistius isolate T26 chromosome 8, BBRACH_0.4, whole genome shotgun sequence, one region includes:
- the appl1 gene encoding DCC-interacting protein 13-alpha isoform X2, whose product MPGIDKLPIEETLEDSPQTRSLLGVFEEDAAAISSYTHQLFQAMQRIYDAQNELSAATHLTSKLLKDYEKQRFPLGGDDEVMSSTLQQFAKVIDELSSCHAVLSTQLADAMMFPVTQFKERDLKEILTLKEVFQIASDDHDVAINRYNKLSKRKDNEKLRSEVTEDVYTSRKKQHQTMMHYFTALNTLQYKKKIALLEPLLGYMQAQISFFKLGSENLTQQWEDFLTDISTSVQNVRREMDSEVNVMQQTIQDLEQVSDIFYLPDPDPSKIPINRNLTRKAGYLNTRNKTGLVSSSWDRQYFFTQGGNMMSQSRGDVAGGLVMDIDNCSVMAVDCEDRRFCFQITSFDGKKVAILQADSRKDCEEWIATINNISKRIYLSENPEEIAARVNQSALEAVTPSPSFQQRHENMRPSAPGRPKATRTSSQGSDSPALSSLSSLSLDSLVAPNTPIQFDIISPVSEECSGQAKSSGQPGRTNPFGESGDKQSEDGADSILHQLYIVHFLGSMEVRAMDNSDVIYETMRQILAARAIHNIFRMTESHMLVTCDCLKLIDPQTQVTRLRFPLSSVVLCTSHQENKRLFGFVLQTGAGRADDQPATVCYIFESNNDGEKICDSIGLAKQIAYHSEMGRKASEKQRELDKAKEKQQEELNKQKQIEKDLEEQSRLIAASSRPGATGNADMQFLVLSNSQSEDGEVGEDGQKKAESEA is encoded by the exons ATGCCTGGCATTGACAAATTACCAATAGAGGAGACATTGGAAGACAGTCCTCAG ACACGCTCATTGCTGGGTGTCTTTGAGGAGGATGCGGCGGCCATCTCCAGCTACACACACCAGCTCTTCCAGGCCATGCAGAGGATCTATGATGCACAG AATGAGCTCAGTGCAGCCACCCACCTAACATCCAAACTGCTGAAGGACTACGAGAAACAG CGCTTTCCCCTGGGAGGCGATGATGAGGTCATGAGCTCGACGCTGCAACAGTTTGCGAAAGTCATCGATGAG CTCAGCTCCTGCCACGCGGTCCTGTCGACGCAACTGGCCGATGCCATGATGTTCCCCGTTACCCAGTTTAAGGAGAGGGACTTGAAGG AGATTCTCACTCTTAAGGAAGTCTTCCAGATCGCAAGCGATG ACCATGATGTGGCCATTAACAGATACAACAAGCTTTCTAAAAGAAAGGACAATGAGAAG CTGCGCAGTGAGGTCACAGAGGACGTGTACACATCCCGGAAGAAGCAGCACCAGACCATGATGCACTATTTCACAGCCCTGAACACCCTGCAGTACAAGAAGAAGATTGCTCTGCTGGAGCCTCTGCTGGGATACATGCAGGCGCAG ATTAGCTTCTTCAAGCTGGGCTCAGAGAACCTGACCCAGCAGTGGGAGGACTTCCTGACCGACATCAGCACTAGCGTGCAGAA TGTCCGCAGAGAGATGGACAGTGAAGTCAACGTCATGCAGCAGACCATCCAGGACCTGGAGCAAGTCAGCGACATCTTCTACCTGCCCGACCCCGACCCCAGCAAGATCCCCATCAACCGGAACCTGACGCGCAAAGCTGGCTACCTCAACACCCGCAA CAAGACGGGCCTGGTGTCGTCTTCCTGGGACCGGCAGTACTTCTTCACCCAAGGGGGGAACATGATGAGTCAGTCTCGGGGAGACGTCGCCGGTGGCCTCGTCATGGACATCGACAACTGCTCCGTGATGGCGGTGGACTGCGAGGACCGGCGCTTCTGCTTCCAGATCACATCTTTCGACGGCAAGAA GGTGGCGATCCTCCAGGCAGACAGCAGGAAGGATTGTGAGGAG TGGATTGCCACCATTAACAACATCTCAAAGAGGATCTATCTCAGTGAAAACCCTGAG GAAATTGCCGCCCGCGTGAACCAGTCGGCTCTGGAGGCAGTGACACCGTCGCCCTCCTTCCAGCAAAGGCACGAGAACATGCGGCCAAGCGC ACCAGGCCGCCCCAAAGCGACACGCACCAGCAGCCAGGGCTCGGACTCCCCagccctctcctctctctcctccctctcccTGGACTCCCTAGTGGCTCCCAACACGCCCATCCAGTTCGACATCATCTCGCCTGTCAGCGAGGAATGCAGCGGCCAAGCAAAGAGCTCCGGGCAGCCGGGCAG GACAAACCCATTTGGGGAGTCTGGCGATAAGCAGTCAGAAGACGGTGCCG ACTCCATCCTGCATCAGCTGTACATTGTGCATTTCCTCGGCTCCATGGAGGTAAGGGCCATGGATAATTCGGACGTCATCTACGAGACGATGAGGCAGATCCTGGCCGCGAGAGCCATTCACAACATCTTCCGCATGACTGAGTCCCACATGCTGGTCACCTGCGACTGTCTCAA GCTCATTGACCCTCAGACCCAGGTCACGCGACTAAGG TTCCCCCTGTCTAGTGTGGTGCTCTGCACCTCGCACCAGGAGAACAAGCGACTCTTCGGCTTCGTCCTGCAGACCGGAGCAGGACGCGCTGACGACCAGCCTGCCACTGTCTGCTATATCTTCGAGTCCAACAATGATGGGGAAAAG ATCTGTGACAGTATAGGATTGGCAAAACAAATTGCCTACCACTCTGAGATG GGTCGCAAGGCCTCCGAGAAGCAGAGGGAACTGGATAAAGCCAAGGAGAAGCAGCAGGAGGAGCTGAACAAACAGAAGCAGATCGAAAAG GATCTTGAGGAGCAGAGCCGCTTGATAGCGGCCTCCAGTCGGCCCGGGGCCACCGGCAATGCCGACATGCAGTTCCTGGTCCTCAGCAATAGCCAATCGGAGGATGGCGAGGTGGGCGAAGACGGGCAGAAGAAGGCGGAGTCTGAAGCCTGA
- the appl1 gene encoding DCC-interacting protein 13-alpha isoform X1, translating to MPGIDKLPIEETLEDSPQTRSLLGVFEEDAAAISSYTHQLFQAMQRIYDAQNELSAATHLTSKLLKDYEKQRFPLGGDDEVMSSTLQQFAKVIDELSSCHAVLSTQLADAMMFPVTQFKERDLKEILTLKEVFQIASDDHDVAINRYNKLSKRKDNEKLRSEVTEDVYTSRKKQHQTMMHYFTALNTLQYKKKIALLEPLLGYMQAQISFFKLGSENLTQQWEDFLTDISTSVQNVRREMDSEVNVMQQTIQDLEQVSDIFYLPDPDPSKIPINRNLTRKAGYLNTRNKTGLVSSSWDRQYFFTQGGNMMSQSRGDVAGGLVMDIDNCSVMAVDCEDRRFCFQITSFDGKKVAILQADSRKDCEEWIATINNISKRIYLSENPEEIAARVNQSALEAVTPSPSFQQRHENMRPSAPGRPKATRTSSQGSDSPALSSLSSLSLDSLVAPNTPIQFDIISPVSEECSGQAKSSGQPGRRTNPFGESGDKQSEDGADSILHQLYIVHFLGSMEVRAMDNSDVIYETMRQILAARAIHNIFRMTESHMLVTCDCLKLIDPQTQVTRLRFPLSSVVLCTSHQENKRLFGFVLQTGAGRADDQPATVCYIFESNNDGEKICDSIGLAKQIAYHSEMGRKASEKQRELDKAKEKQQEELNKQKQIEKDLEEQSRLIAASSRPGATGNADMQFLVLSNSQSEDGEVGEDGQKKAESEA from the exons ATGCCTGGCATTGACAAATTACCAATAGAGGAGACATTGGAAGACAGTCCTCAG ACACGCTCATTGCTGGGTGTCTTTGAGGAGGATGCGGCGGCCATCTCCAGCTACACACACCAGCTCTTCCAGGCCATGCAGAGGATCTATGATGCACAG AATGAGCTCAGTGCAGCCACCCACCTAACATCCAAACTGCTGAAGGACTACGAGAAACAG CGCTTTCCCCTGGGAGGCGATGATGAGGTCATGAGCTCGACGCTGCAACAGTTTGCGAAAGTCATCGATGAG CTCAGCTCCTGCCACGCGGTCCTGTCGACGCAACTGGCCGATGCCATGATGTTCCCCGTTACCCAGTTTAAGGAGAGGGACTTGAAGG AGATTCTCACTCTTAAGGAAGTCTTCCAGATCGCAAGCGATG ACCATGATGTGGCCATTAACAGATACAACAAGCTTTCTAAAAGAAAGGACAATGAGAAG CTGCGCAGTGAGGTCACAGAGGACGTGTACACATCCCGGAAGAAGCAGCACCAGACCATGATGCACTATTTCACAGCCCTGAACACCCTGCAGTACAAGAAGAAGATTGCTCTGCTGGAGCCTCTGCTGGGATACATGCAGGCGCAG ATTAGCTTCTTCAAGCTGGGCTCAGAGAACCTGACCCAGCAGTGGGAGGACTTCCTGACCGACATCAGCACTAGCGTGCAGAA TGTCCGCAGAGAGATGGACAGTGAAGTCAACGTCATGCAGCAGACCATCCAGGACCTGGAGCAAGTCAGCGACATCTTCTACCTGCCCGACCCCGACCCCAGCAAGATCCCCATCAACCGGAACCTGACGCGCAAAGCTGGCTACCTCAACACCCGCAA CAAGACGGGCCTGGTGTCGTCTTCCTGGGACCGGCAGTACTTCTTCACCCAAGGGGGGAACATGATGAGTCAGTCTCGGGGAGACGTCGCCGGTGGCCTCGTCATGGACATCGACAACTGCTCCGTGATGGCGGTGGACTGCGAGGACCGGCGCTTCTGCTTCCAGATCACATCTTTCGACGGCAAGAA GGTGGCGATCCTCCAGGCAGACAGCAGGAAGGATTGTGAGGAG TGGATTGCCACCATTAACAACATCTCAAAGAGGATCTATCTCAGTGAAAACCCTGAG GAAATTGCCGCCCGCGTGAACCAGTCGGCTCTGGAGGCAGTGACACCGTCGCCCTCCTTCCAGCAAAGGCACGAGAACATGCGGCCAAGCGC ACCAGGCCGCCCCAAAGCGACACGCACCAGCAGCCAGGGCTCGGACTCCCCagccctctcctctctctcctccctctcccTGGACTCCCTAGTGGCTCCCAACACGCCCATCCAGTTCGACATCATCTCGCCTGTCAGCGAGGAATGCAGCGGCCAAGCAAAGAGCTCCGGGCAGCCGGGCAG AAGGACAAACCCATTTGGGGAGTCTGGCGATAAGCAGTCAGAAGACGGTGCCG ACTCCATCCTGCATCAGCTGTACATTGTGCATTTCCTCGGCTCCATGGAGGTAAGGGCCATGGATAATTCGGACGTCATCTACGAGACGATGAGGCAGATCCTGGCCGCGAGAGCCATTCACAACATCTTCCGCATGACTGAGTCCCACATGCTGGTCACCTGCGACTGTCTCAA GCTCATTGACCCTCAGACCCAGGTCACGCGACTAAGG TTCCCCCTGTCTAGTGTGGTGCTCTGCACCTCGCACCAGGAGAACAAGCGACTCTTCGGCTTCGTCCTGCAGACCGGAGCAGGACGCGCTGACGACCAGCCTGCCACTGTCTGCTATATCTTCGAGTCCAACAATGATGGGGAAAAG ATCTGTGACAGTATAGGATTGGCAAAACAAATTGCCTACCACTCTGAGATG GGTCGCAAGGCCTCCGAGAAGCAGAGGGAACTGGATAAAGCCAAGGAGAAGCAGCAGGAGGAGCTGAACAAACAGAAGCAGATCGAAAAG GATCTTGAGGAGCAGAGCCGCTTGATAGCGGCCTCCAGTCGGCCCGGGGCCACCGGCAATGCCGACATGCAGTTCCTGGTCCTCAGCAATAGCCAATCGGAGGATGGCGAGGTGGGCGAAGACGGGCAGAAGAAGGCGGAGTCTGAAGCCTGA
- the LOC125747729 gene encoding dynein axonemal heavy chain 12-like, with protein sequence MDFALSENEEEEDEEDVDLQYMIEQSLLECGQPGDFEECAPVEERRVPETSPENKKVFAAIKSGDETVLQKLSSCRHVFSEADGDGWIPLHAAAMQSNKTILEITFAASPQGSGHSRTIQGKTPLFLAVEKGLRANATFLLQNGSNPDSRDEEEDSPLVAAIKNNQYDMASLLIRFNANVNQEGAHRRKPLHEAARLGATNFVDLLLQSGADPDPRSEYGLTPLALAAQYGHYEIVQTLVQKGADVDSQAMDSATILFEAAASGNPDIISLLLEYGADANVPKHTGHLPIHRVAHRGHLLALDRLIPVTSREAVKESGMSPLHSAAAGGHPQCLEMLLKAGYDVNFMLHPRVRRNYDDERRSALFFAVSNDDLRSTRLLLEAGAMPNQDPVKCLQVALRLGNYELINLLLRYGANVNYYSRINAMHFPSALQYALKDEVMLRMLLNYGYDAQRCFDCPYGQGSHVPHDYEGWTPSVIKDTMFCEVITVFWLRDISGLVVRILLDYVDHVQFCSKLKVALMEQKQWPDICRIQENTRCLKHLCRLKIRDCLGKLRLRAPIFMNFLPLPKSLKDYIQYREYDLYGLGTLKDPR encoded by the exons ATGGATTTCGCCCTGTCAGaaaatgaggaagaggaggacgaggaggacgTGGACCTTCAGTACATGATCGAACAGAGTCTGCTGGAGTGCGGACAACCTGGCGATTTTGAGGAATGCGCACCTGTGGAGGAGCGCAG GGTCCCCGAAACCAGCCCAGAAAACAAGAAGGTTTTTGCAGCAATCAAATCAG GTGATGAGACGGTCCTGCAGAAGCTTTCCTCCTGCCGGCACGTTTTCTCGGAGGCAGACGGTGATGGATGGATCcctttgcatgcagctgctatGCAGAGCAACAAAACCATTCTGGAGATCACTTTTGCAG CCTCTCCTCAGGGGTCGGGGCATTCCCGTACAATCCAGGGGAAGACACCCCTCTTCTTGGCCGTGGAGAAAGGCCTACGGGCCAATGCCACGTTCCTGCTGCAGAATGGCTCGAACCCAGACTCACGGGACGAGGAAGAGGACTCGCCTCTAGTCGCAG CTATTAAGAACAATCAGTACGACATGGCTTCGCTCCTGATCCGCTTCAATGCCAATGTGAACCAGGAGGGGGCGCACCGCAGGAAGCCGCTCCATGAGGCTGCCCGCCTTGGAGCCACCAACTTTGTGGATCTGCTGCTGCAGTCCGGTGCTGACCCTGACCCACGCAGCGAATATGGACTCACGCCGCTCGCTTTGGCAGCCCAGTATGGACACTATGAGATTGTTCAGACCCTTGTTCAGAAAG GTGCCGATGTGGACTCCCAGGCCATGGACTCAGCCACCATCCTGTTTGAAGCCGCCGCCTCTGGGAATCCCGACATCATCTCCCTGCTGCTCGAGTACGGCGCCGATGCTAATGTCCCCAAACACACAGGTCACCTGCCGATCCACCGAGTGGCGCACCGTGGGCACCTCCT GGCCCTGGACCGTCTGATCCCTGTTACCTCACGAGAGGCGGTGAAGGAAAGCGGGATGAGTCCGCTGCACTCGGCGGCGGCTGGCGGGCACCCGCAGTGCCTGGAGATGCTGCTCAAAGCGGGCTATGATGTCAACTTCATGCTGCACCCACGTGTGCGGCGTAACTATGACGATGAGCGGCGCTCAGCCCTCTTCTTTGCTGTCTCCAACGACGACCTGCGCTCCACACGGCTGCTCCTGGAGGCTGGTGCCATGCCCAACCAGGACCCTGTCAAGTGCCTGCAGGTGGCGTTGCGGCTTGGCAACTACGAGCTCATCAACCTCCTGCTGCGTTATGGCGCCAACGTCAATTACTACTCACGCATCAACGCCATGCACTTTCCCTCCGCCCTGCAATACGCCCTCAAGGACGAGGTCATGCTCCGCATGCTGCTCAACTATGGCTACGATGCCCAGCGCTGCTTCGACTGCCCCTATGGCCAGGGCTCTCACGTGCCCCATGATTACGAGGGTTGGACCCCCTCGGTCATTAAGGACACTATG TTCTGTGAAGTCATTACAGTCTTCTGGCTGAGGGACATCTCCGGCCTCGTGGTGCGTATCCTCTTGGACTATGTCGACCATGTCCAGTTCTGCTCTAAGCTGAAAGTTGCCCTCATGGAACAGAAGCAATGGCCggacatatgcaggattcaag AAAACACACGCTGTCTCAAGCACCTGTGCCGTCTGAAGATCCGGGACTGTCTGGGAAAGCTGCGGCTGAGGGCTCCCATTTTCATGAACTTCCTGCCTTTGCCCAAGAGCCTCAAGGACTATATCCAGTACCGGGAGTATGACCTGTATGGCCTGGGGACTCTGAAGGATCCAAGGTGA